One stretch of Deinococcus sp. LM3 DNA includes these proteins:
- a CDS encoding tRNA-guanine transglycosylase codes for MTLHGFIPVLTHRFPLDALLTPYVERYAPAALISAAELRAAPGAPLPALPLMIDSGGYQALDAHATVVDTGPFAALHVPGAAPLTPLDVYDLQRSARAAVCFTLDFPVPSTASSDERARRLHLGERNALWALSQIRPGTLYASVQPGQDLTRILAARPDGIALGGLAPHSADRDRLQHEIRTVRAQLPAGLPLHVFGLGHPDSIHVALTAGANTVDSSSPQRMAANGRAWTGEVIPDAAPHERLRLAVTNLLTALHADVPLALHPAWRPLTPGRSA; via the coding sequence ATGACTCTTCACGGCTTCATTCCCGTCCTGACCCACCGCTTTCCGCTCGACGCCCTGCTCACGCCGTATGTGGAGCGCTACGCGCCCGCCGCGCTCATCAGCGCCGCCGAACTCCGCGCCGCGCCCGGCGCACCCCTGCCCGCCCTGCCCCTGATGATCGACAGCGGCGGGTACCAGGCCCTGGACGCCCACGCAACTGTCGTGGACACCGGACCGTTCGCAGCGCTGCACGTGCCCGGCGCGGCCCCCCTCACCCCACTGGACGTGTACGACCTGCAGCGGTCCGCGCGGGCTGCCGTGTGCTTCACCCTCGACTTCCCCGTGCCCAGCACCGCCAGCAGCGACGAACGCGCGCGCCGCCTGCACCTCGGGGAACGCAATGCCCTGTGGGCCCTGTCTCAGATCCGCCCCGGCACCCTGTACGCCAGCGTCCAGCCCGGCCAGGACCTCACCAGGATCCTTGCCGCGAGACCGGACGGCATCGCCCTCGGCGGCCTCGCCCCGCACAGCGCTGACCGGGACCGCCTCCAGCACGAAATCCGCACCGTCCGTGCCCAGCTCCCCGCCGGTCTGCCCCTGCACGTGTTCGGCCTCGGGCACCCCGACTCCATCCACGTGGCCCTCACGGCCGGCGCGAACACCGTGGACTCCAGCAGCCCCCAGCGCATGGCCGCCAATGGCCGCGCCTGGACGGGCGAGGTCATCCCGGACGCCGCCCCGCACGAACGCCTGCGGCTCGCCGTCACGAATCTCCTGACCGCGCTGCATGCGGACGTACCCCTCGCCCTGCACCCCGCCTGGCGACCCCTCACGCCCGGGAGGAGCGCGTGA
- a CDS encoding DEAD/DEAH box helicase, whose protein sequence is MTGTAPRLSGPDLALACGVTTLPVSALITSPTGSGKTHLAREAARHALAHGERVIVTVPTKALAHEIAHTWADLPGRVQAFTRDQPSPPYRAAQVLIMTPERLDLVTRRWRRHHPWLARVGLLITDEIHTISDPARGAALDAALTRLRATLPLLRVLALTATCGNPRVLADWLGALHIGGGIRPMPLTWTAKTVRAVADKPAALQRVLTPGESTLVFVHGRQRAADLTAQLQTAGHASAAHHAGLTPDTRAKVEANFRAGHTRVLIATPTLEVGVNLPAEHVVLYDLTTFGPDGRQELTVNAAWQRAGRAGRPGATRAHVTVLGTRAEQPGQYERGRFEPLSSPLARGEHLLGFLLGCVDGGYARTRAQATRMAQQTFAAHTGTLNAPRAVATLLQQGALADHGGVLSVTPLGRVASQALLPVPVVAAVRALPQDPTVLDVLLAAAAHVRLPSLGDESRATLVDALMSVPSRTLDAGTAPPDAVIGAALLHATTHHGDDGAAELSGLHEPTLTALREETLRIVSAWHALSPSISVNLTRVSLAAQLPPRAATLALLSGVGQVTARALSAAGVPDLPTLARTPPAQLTAAGFTLRTAERLTQAAQAYGPLILSEPTPAPRARTVLADPARLARAHLLTVTPTTHGWTVTGGSQARTVTRQGEAFICDCPDGVQLCKHILAVSLLN, encoded by the coding sequence GTGACCGGCACCGCGCCGCGCCTCTCCGGCCCGGATCTCGCCCTGGCGTGCGGCGTGACCACGCTCCCCGTCAGCGCCCTGATCACGAGCCCCACCGGCAGCGGCAAGACCCATCTCGCCCGCGAGGCCGCCCGACACGCCCTCGCTCACGGCGAACGCGTCATCGTCACTGTGCCTACCAAGGCCCTCGCGCACGAGATCGCCCACACCTGGGCCGACCTCCCCGGCCGCGTGCAGGCGTTCACCCGCGACCAGCCCAGCCCCCCGTACCGCGCCGCGCAGGTCCTGATCATGACGCCCGAACGCCTGGACCTCGTGACGCGCCGCTGGCGCCGCCACCACCCCTGGCTCGCGCGGGTGGGCCTCCTGATCACCGACGAGATCCACACCATCAGTGACCCCGCACGCGGCGCCGCCCTGGACGCCGCCCTCACGCGCCTGCGGGCCACGCTCCCCCTCCTGCGCGTCCTGGCCCTGACGGCCACCTGCGGGAACCCCCGCGTGCTCGCCGACTGGCTGGGCGCCCTCCACATTGGAGGTGGCATCCGACCGATGCCACTCACCTGGACCGCCAAGACCGTCCGCGCAGTCGCCGACAAACCCGCCGCCCTCCAGCGGGTGCTCACGCCCGGGGAGTCCACGCTGGTGTTCGTGCACGGCCGCCAGCGGGCCGCTGATCTCACCGCGCAGCTCCAGACGGCCGGGCACGCCAGCGCCGCGCACCATGCGGGTCTCACCCCCGACACCCGGGCCAAGGTCGAGGCGAACTTCCGGGCGGGCCACACCCGCGTCCTGATCGCCACGCCCACCCTGGAAGTCGGCGTGAACCTTCCCGCCGAGCACGTCGTTCTGTACGACCTCACCACGTTCGGCCCCGACGGTCGGCAGGAACTGACCGTGAACGCCGCGTGGCAGCGCGCCGGACGCGCCGGACGGCCCGGCGCCACGCGCGCCCACGTCACGGTGCTCGGCACCCGCGCGGAGCAGCCCGGCCAGTACGAACGCGGCCGCTTCGAACCGCTCAGCAGTCCCCTGGCCCGTGGCGAGCACCTGCTGGGTTTCCTGCTCGGCTGCGTGGATGGCGGGTACGCCCGCACCCGCGCACAGGCGACCCGCATGGCCCAGCAGACCTTCGCGGCGCACACCGGCACCCTGAACGCCCCCCGCGCCGTGGCGACGCTCCTCCAGCAGGGTGCCCTCGCCGACCATGGGGGCGTGCTCAGCGTCACGCCACTGGGCCGCGTGGCCAGTCAGGCGCTGCTCCCTGTGCCCGTCGTCGCGGCCGTTCGCGCCCTCCCACAGGACCCGACGGTGCTGGACGTGCTGCTGGCCGCCGCCGCGCATGTCCGCCTGCCCAGCCTCGGGGACGAGTCGCGCGCCACCCTCGTCGACGCCCTGATGAGCGTTCCGTCCCGCACGCTGGACGCGGGCACCGCCCCGCCGGACGCGGTGATCGGCGCGGCCCTCCTGCACGCCACCACCCACCACGGGGACGACGGGGCCGCGGAGCTGAGTGGCCTGCACGAGCCAACCCTGACGGCCCTGCGCGAGGAAACCCTCCGCATCGTGAGCGCCTGGCACGCCCTGTCCCCCAGCATCAGCGTGAACCTCACCCGCGTGAGCCTCGCCGCGCAGCTTCCACCCCGCGCCGCGACCCTCGCGCTGCTCAGCGGGGTCGGGCAGGTCACCGCCCGCGCACTCAGCGCCGCCGGCGTCCCGGATCTCCCCACGCTCGCCCGCACGCCCCCCGCGCAGCTCACCGCTGCCGGATTCACGCTCCGCACCGCAGAACGGCTGACCCAGGCTGCCCAGGCGTACGGCCCGCTCATCCTGAGCGAACCCACCCCCGCGCCCCGCGCCCGGACGGTCCTCGCGGACCCGGCCCGGCTCGCCCGCGCCCACCTCTTGACGGTCACCCCCACGACACACGGCTGGACGGTCACCGGCGGGAGTCAAGCACGCACCGTCACCCGCCAGGGCGAGGCCTTCATCTGCGACTGCCCGGATGGCGTGCAGCTGTGCAAACACATCCTCGCGGTCAGCCTGCTGAACTGA
- a CDS encoding UvrD-helicase domain-containing protein: protein MPKTAPRARPIPSIPDPIPFTPPLTPPDARFAVPTLSADAQLAYDRLSQDGRLSQVALTRLVGEARAGEVLAELTAAWLSVEVPGGLETRSGRAGYIAPVAWVPAAGLLEVEAAARLLSGRSGLLGMFARALDMDSAGALGVMRALVVLGLAQGGPVGATFAFRVHAQDQVHVQEVQACPPSGGHVRMASSDVEAPVNGEGDRRSVITPTPHTVKAGGSRMSRPIPLHFTPEQRAFMTAVTTSRRHLFLRATAGAGKTTTLTEAAWHLEERGVYFAYNRHAVSDLQPRLPARVRALTLHAHGFRLLQQQLNSPLQILDEKGRLVASTVIPDHTQLHAPAARAWTIAREEGLHVPTPEQAKWLADRAQWPAAPDELVDLIPVFHQVGADLWSDAGAADFTDLLWLPVTFGYGAGSLSLALVDEAQDLTPLRQRYVLHLLGLRGAAASPGRLIFVGDSDQSIYTWAGADPMALSRLKERVDALELPLSVSFRCPREVVRYARAHSSFIRPAPRAEPGIVEHASAETATYARGDVVLCRTNAPLIRLALELMSRNLSVAVTGRDLAQRLRDGVTEALPPDFGNDAVTDLVRAYLEPVAAPLKARASTGDQGARRALTELLDVGRCLRYLAWVVSRRTGMGTQADALTLLGQLCREDAEADVLLASVHRAKGKEWPRVTILYPELMPLSQGDEAEERAVQFVAVTRAQRVLRFAYGKDAWAAQQLVMPGVLPAGEVEEVAPELPVWAEVPEGVAPAPSPVLALSVPPPSSGCRSMLPALPEGGPPMATLMDPRGAWPLFGGGTPMPVGLVRERLTALAEEDRTLLRTWAADGLTLLQGVEAPYVAVHEVHLALFERAARQARLAIPALFGTGVPVCVFEGPLLRVRLARKVRLSGRVLRVALGDVELRFDRASGELLDGAEPLAPFIRPAELGRLQAS from the coding sequence ATGCCCAAGACTGCCCCACGCGCCCGCCCGATCCCCTCAATCCCCGACCCGATCCCCTTCACCCCTCCACTGACGCCGCCGGACGCCCGGTTCGCAGTGCCGACCCTGAGCGCGGACGCGCAACTTGCGTACGACCGGCTCTCCCAGGATGGACGGCTGTCCCAGGTGGCCCTGACCAGACTCGTCGGGGAAGCGCGGGCAGGAGAAGTGCTGGCGGAACTCACGGCGGCGTGGCTGTCCGTGGAGGTGCCGGGGGGCCTGGAGACGCGCTCGGGTCGGGCGGGGTACATCGCGCCCGTGGCGTGGGTGCCGGCAGCGGGTCTGCTGGAGGTGGAGGCGGCCGCGCGGCTGCTCTCTGGGCGCAGTGGGCTGCTGGGGATGTTTGCGCGGGCGCTGGACATGGATTCGGCGGGGGCGCTGGGGGTGATGCGGGCCCTGGTGGTGCTGGGCCTGGCGCAGGGTGGTCCGGTGGGGGCGACGTTCGCGTTCAGGGTGCATGCTCAGGATCAGGTGCACGTGCAGGAGGTCCAGGCTTGCCCGCCATCTGGCGGGCATGTTCGCATGGCGTCCAGCGACGTCGAGGCGCCGGTGAACGGTGAGGGTGATCGCCGTAGCGTGATCACCCCTACGCCGCATACGGTGAAGGCAGGAGGTTCCCGCATGTCCAGGCCCATTCCCCTGCACTTCACCCCGGAACAGCGCGCATTCATGACGGCCGTCACGACGTCGAGACGACACCTGTTCCTGCGGGCGACCGCCGGAGCGGGGAAGACGACGACGTTGACGGAGGCGGCGTGGCACCTGGAGGAGCGTGGCGTGTACTTCGCGTACAACCGGCACGCCGTCTCGGACCTCCAGCCTCGCTTACCGGCCCGGGTGCGCGCCCTGACGCTGCATGCGCATGGATTCCGCCTCCTGCAGCAGCAGCTGAACAGCCCCTTGCAGATCCTCGACGAGAAGGGCCGCCTGGTCGCGTCCACGGTGATCCCGGACCACACGCAGCTCCATGCACCGGCTGCGCGGGCGTGGACGATCGCGCGCGAGGAAGGCCTGCACGTCCCGACGCCTGAGCAGGCGAAGTGGCTGGCGGACCGGGCGCAGTGGCCCGCGGCGCCCGACGAGCTGGTGGACTTGATCCCCGTGTTCCATCAGGTGGGCGCGGATCTCTGGTCGGACGCGGGCGCGGCGGACTTTACGGACCTGCTGTGGCTGCCGGTGACGTTCGGGTACGGGGCTGGGAGCCTGTCCCTGGCACTCGTCGACGAGGCGCAGGACCTCACGCCACTACGGCAGCGGTACGTGCTGCACCTGCTGGGCCTGCGTGGCGCGGCAGCGTCCCCTGGCCGTCTGATCTTCGTGGGGGACAGCGACCAGTCGATCTACACCTGGGCGGGGGCTGACCCCATGGCGCTGTCCCGCCTCAAGGAGCGCGTGGATGCCCTCGAACTTCCGCTGAGCGTGTCCTTCCGCTGTCCGCGTGAGGTGGTGCGGTACGCGCGGGCGCACTCGAGCTTCATCCGGCCGGCCCCTCGGGCAGAGCCGGGCATCGTCGAGCATGCGAGTGCGGAAACGGCCACGTACGCTCGGGGGGATGTGGTGCTGTGCCGCACGAACGCGCCGCTGATCCGCCTCGCGCTGGAGTTGATGAGCCGGAACCTCAGTGTGGCGGTGACGGGGCGGGATCTCGCGCAGCGTCTCCGGGACGGCGTGACTGAGGCGCTCCCACCGGACTTCGGGAACGACGCCGTCACAGATCTCGTCCGGGCGTATCTGGAACCAGTGGCCGCTCCACTGAAGGCGCGGGCAAGCACGGGCGACCAGGGAGCCCGGCGGGCGTTGACGGAACTCCTCGACGTGGGCCGATGCCTGCGGTACCTGGCGTGGGTCGTCTCGCGGCGCACGGGGATGGGAACGCAGGCGGACGCGTTGACGCTCCTGGGGCAGCTGTGCCGGGAGGACGCGGAGGCGGACGTGCTGCTGGCGTCAGTACACCGGGCGAAGGGCAAGGAGTGGCCGCGGGTGACGATCCTGTACCCGGAACTGATGCCACTGAGTCAGGGGGACGAGGCGGAGGAGCGGGCGGTGCAGTTCGTGGCGGTGACGCGGGCGCAGCGGGTGTTGCGGTTCGCGTACGGGAAGGACGCGTGGGCGGCGCAGCAGCTGGTGATGCCGGGCGTCCTACCCGCTGGAGAAGTGGAGGAGGTCGCACCTGAACTGCCTGTCTGGGCCGAGGTGCCGGAGGGTGTTGCTCCGGCGCCCTCGCCTGTTCTGGCCCTGTCGGTGCCGCCGCCCAGCTCGGGGTGCCGGTCGATGTTGCCGGCGCTGCCGGAAGGGGGACCGCCGATGGCGACTCTGATGGATCCCCGGGGGGCGTGGCCGCTGTTCGGTGGGGGCACGCCCATGCCGGTGGGTCTCGTGCGGGAACGGCTGACGGCATTGGCGGAAGAGGACCGGACCTTGCTGCGCACGTGGGCGGCAGACGGTCTGACGCTGCTGCAGGGCGTGGAGGCGCCGTACGTGGCGGTGCACGAGGTGCACCTGGCGTTGTTCGAGCGGGCGGCGCGGCAGGCGCGGCTGGCCATTCCAGCGTTGTTCGGGACGGGGGTGCCGGTGTGCGTGTTCGAAGGGCCGCTGCTGCGTGTGCGTCTGGCGCGGAAGGTGCGGCTGAGCGGGCGGGTTCTGCGCGTGGCACTGGGGGACGTGGAATTGCGGTTCGACCGGGCAAGTGGGGAACTGCTGGATGGGGCGGAGCCACTCGCGCCCTTTATCCGGCCGGCGGAACTGGGTCGTTTGCAGGCCAGTTGA
- a CDS encoding single-stranded DNA-binding protein gives MNEIPHRSSLVLVDAIGTRITVYANTPQDLRALQREYGRRGYRPEGEIPCGGLQLPYAQHDTFDWSLIGATPWTSPDGDRGVIHDGSFYKLRELEAVDSRKMKLPQALKYSRGARETDPEHLVEESNGEFKYRTLIMFRGGGKAMPEFSLPGGQRQRHAVGPAQENAAD, from the coding sequence ATGAACGAGATTCCGCACCGCAGCAGCCTCGTGCTGGTCGACGCCATCGGCACCCGCATCACCGTGTACGCGAATACCCCGCAGGACCTGCGCGCCCTGCAACGCGAGTACGGACGGCGAGGGTACCGCCCCGAGGGGGAGATCCCGTGCGGCGGCCTTCAGTTGCCGTACGCGCAGCACGACACGTTCGACTGGTCGCTGATCGGCGCGACCCCGTGGACGAGCCCGGATGGAGACCGGGGCGTGATTCACGACGGCAGCTTCTACAAGCTCAGGGAGCTCGAAGCCGTGGACTCCAGGAAGATGAAATTACCTCAGGCCCTGAAGTACAGCCGCGGGGCCCGGGAGACCGACCCGGAACACCTCGTGGAGGAATCCAACGGGGAGTTCAAGTACCGGACGCTGATCATGTTTCGGGGTGGCGGGAAGGCCATGCCGGAATTCAGCCTGCCGGGCGGGCAGCGGCAGCGGCACGCGGTGGGGCCCGCGCAGGAGAACGCCGCCGACTGA